A portion of the Chloroflexia bacterium SDU3-3 genome contains these proteins:
- a CDS encoding formylglycine-generating enzyme family protein — translation MSIQIGSPFLLDIIDLPDGAEPLILRWIEPGKIRMGSSWLNEKEKCFDVYLTEGFWIGQYVITEAQWYTITASCMPKIDKETYNRPIVQVSWEEAISFCDILNAKFSDQIPGLYQFSLPSEVQWEYACRAGTETRYYNGNEEAYLDQIAWHKENSGGMLQPVGKKEPNQWGLYDMIGNVMELCFDEPSIYPSSVVFDWIGKSSSFTTKRDQHIASRFHIFRSSHFAMPHNSELVWATFFDEPALIKYDLKSPWIGFRIALRVVQ, via the coding sequence ATGAGCATTCAAATAGGGTCTCCTTTCTTATTAGACATTATCGACTTACCTGATGGTGCAGAACCTTTAATTTTACGTTGGATCGAACCTGGAAAGATTCGAATGGGTAGTAGTTGGTTAAACGAAAAAGAAAAATGCTTTGATGTTTATCTTACTGAAGGCTTCTGGATTGGACAATATGTAATTACCGAAGCACAGTGGTATACTATCACCGCATCATGTATGCCAAAGATAGATAAAGAAACATACAATCGACCTATTGTTCAAGTCAGTTGGGAAGAAGCTATATCTTTTTGCGATATACTTAATGCTAAATTTTCCGATCAAATTCCAGGTTTATATCAATTTAGCTTACCCTCAGAAGTGCAATGGGAATATGCTTGCCGAGCAGGAACAGAAACCCGATACTATAATGGTAATGAAGAAGCTTATCTTGATCAAATCGCTTGGCACAAAGAAAATAGCGGCGGAATGCTGCAGCCTGTAGGAAAAAAAGAACCTAATCAATGGGGATTATATGATATGATAGGAAATGTTATGGAGCTATGCTTTGATGAACCCAGTATCTATCCTAGTAGCGTTGTTTTTGACTGGATTGGTAAAAGTTCATCATTCACAACAAAGCGTGATCAACATATTGCATCTCGATTTCATATTTTTCGTAGTAGTCATTTTGCGATGCCCCATAACTCAGAACTAGTTTGGGCCACATTTTTTGACGAACCTGCTCTTATTAAGTATGACCTCAAAAGTCCTTGGATAGGCTTTCGAATAGCATTGCGAGTTGTGCAATAG
- a CDS encoding adenylyltransferase yields MHPDLVDGFSRMIEVIKADPRCKGGWHYGSISHGASDQYSDYDPVFLVPQRHFEAFSLDVARFVRHACDELLICWAEDYNSAYFKNFCNLIRIKQNLHQLDFFILNEDHVENWWCRQHLKGCTREHIIYDASGDVAALLDRGLRTESALPDPQRCFDTYWFHAEMQVKYFKRGDIFKIIKNMDFLFHAHVDLLLTAYDTLDWGAWETKVRQCVPHEKQRHLLGYFTTPDAAAYAAAISAGMRTFNQDAVEIFGQRGLDYPQHIADQVIGYFSREVGG; encoded by the coding sequence ATGCATCCTGATCTTGTCGATGGATTCAGCCGGATGATTGAGGTGATCAAGGCCGACCCGCGCTGCAAGGGCGGCTGGCACTATGGGTCGATCAGCCACGGGGCGTCCGATCAGTACTCCGACTACGACCCAGTGTTTCTGGTGCCCCAGCGCCACTTCGAGGCGTTTTCGCTAGATGTGGCCAGATTCGTGCGCCACGCCTGCGACGAGCTGCTGATCTGCTGGGCCGAGGACTACAACAGCGCGTACTTTAAGAACTTCTGCAATCTCATACGGATCAAGCAGAATCTGCACCAGCTGGACTTTTTTATCCTCAACGAAGATCATGTTGAGAACTGGTGGTGCCGCCAGCACCTGAAGGGCTGCACCCGCGAGCACATCATCTACGACGCCAGCGGCGATGTGGCCGCGCTGCTCGACCGTGGGCTGCGCACCGAGAGCGCCCTGCCCGACCCGCAGCGCTGCTTCGACACCTACTGGTTTCACGCCGAGATGCAGGTCAAGTACTTCAAGCGCGGCGATATCTTCAAGATCATCAAGAATATGGACTTTCTGTTCCACGCCCACGTCGACCTGCTGCTGACGGCCTACGATACGCTCGACTGGGGAGCGTGGGAAACCAAGGTGCGGCAGTGCGTGCCGCACGAGAAGCAGCGGCACCTGCTGGGCTACTTCACCACGCCAGACGCCGCCGCATATGCGGCGGCGATCAGCGCGGGGATGCGAACCTTCAACCAGGATGCGGTCGAGATCTTCGGCCAGCGCGGCCTCGACTACCCGCAGCATATCGCCGATCAGGTGATCGGCTACTTTAGCCGCGAGGTCGGCGGCTAG
- a CDS encoding efflux RND transporter permease subunit has product MVGVACIGLLFLQRYCSPRPPPAPSPQRREKTPPLWGCPGGRAPLWCGWAIGPLGALSAAHVPARARRGAENRMSTEKKPSPKPALDGMIISDTAIRQPVFITMMMLLAVVIGLICYSSLSVSLLPDINVPVVSIRVTYAGAGPDSVAAQVTRPIEDSLSTVSGVDRITSTSSQGVSSIVVEFTDTTEVDSALQDVREKISAIRNQLPDDIGEPVFAQVDPNQNPIITVAISQGQGQTDLRQLVDDEIVPQIQSAPGVGSVDVTGGQERQINVLLDMSRLQWLRVLPSTVSAAIAQANADVGLGTAVSGGREYDLRAPSVFQRPEDIASVGLGTTGYTVGDVATIEDGRADATTLVRLNGSDAVVLDIRNQSETNVVAVADAAIAKIDALAAAYPDLQFAVIHNDAVQVRANVDGAIEEILISVVLAMLVVWLFFRDVRNTLVTVVGLPVIIIATFAMMSIFHITINIVSLLAISVAVGLVIDDAIVVRENIFRHMERGETPAVASSRATAQVAASVLAMTLTIIVVFAPTAFTTGTTGILFYSFGITVAAAMALSLIEAFTLAPMLSAYWFKQLPPKPLHIKPGEEHLPHEAHEQLGRLELAYARLLRWTLRHRMLTLGIGAAFVLLSVLAASTLKFSFLPTINNHRTALSIQLPPGATLADTDAQARQIEQVVLADHAVASLLSVVGPGGASESATFQIALHEDASPDEVRERLRAQLGGYPGVIFALDRAQGGLALSTAQRPVGVRLRSTGDIDDLAPVAERLMASFRDIPGLDDMDMTYVAGSPQLQFQLDQDQANRYGLTNQTMGATLRALNDGDTATTYRAAGDDYDVVVRLRPQDRTDVANLGAVALPLGSSDVPISSLTTIVSDTGPTSIRRNNRMAEIVIGANNIGRNVNDVQADMRARVAAADLPTGVIISNGGSSEDQSEGFRSLLLAGCLSVLLVYVVLASQFGSFLQPLVIMLAMPLSFLGAFVGLWLTGLELDIVSMIGMLMLLGLVVKNSILLVDFTNQLQAAGMGKEDALERAGAVRLRPILMTSTTILLGAVPSAIGLGEGSELRRGLSTVVIGGVITSTLLTLLLIPTAYSLLQSLTARVGRGQQPQAAPAPAGDD; this is encoded by the coding sequence ATGGTTGGCGTGGCGTGCATTGGCCTCCTCTTCCTTCAGCGCTATTGTAGCCCCCGCCCCCCGCCCGCGCCATCCCCCCAACGAAGGGAAAAAACACCCCCGCTGTGGGGGTGCCCGGGCGGGCGCGCGCCGCTATGGTGTGGGTGGGCGATAGGGCCGCTCGGGGCGCTATCGGCAGCACACGTACCCGCCCGAGCACGACGAGGCGCTGAAAACCGCATGAGTACCGAGAAGAAGCCATCGCCGAAGCCCGCGCTGGATGGCATGATCATCTCCGACACGGCCATTCGGCAGCCGGTCTTTATCACCATGATGATGCTGCTGGCGGTGGTGATCGGCCTGATCTGCTATAGCTCGCTATCGGTCAGCCTGCTGCCCGACATCAACGTGCCCGTGGTCAGCATCCGCGTGACGTACGCGGGCGCAGGCCCCGACTCGGTGGCCGCCCAGGTGACGAGGCCGATCGAGGACTCGCTCTCGACGGTCAGCGGCGTCGACCGCATCACCTCCACATCCTCGCAGGGTGTCTCCTCGATTGTGGTCGAGTTCACCGACACCACCGAGGTGGACAGCGCCCTGCAGGATGTGCGCGAGAAGATATCGGCCATCCGCAACCAGCTGCCCGACGACATCGGCGAGCCGGTGTTTGCCCAGGTGGATCCCAACCAGAACCCGATCATCACCGTGGCGATCAGCCAGGGCCAGGGCCAGACCGACCTGCGCCAGCTGGTGGATGATGAGATCGTGCCGCAGATCCAGAGCGCCCCTGGCGTGGGGTCGGTGGATGTGACGGGTGGCCAGGAGCGCCAGATCAACGTGCTGCTAGACATGAGCCGCCTGCAGTGGCTGCGCGTGCTGCCCTCCACCGTCAGCGCGGCCATCGCGCAGGCCAACGCCGACGTGGGCCTGGGCACCGCCGTTAGCGGCGGCAGGGAGTACGACCTGCGCGCGCCCAGCGTGTTCCAGCGCCCCGAGGACATCGCCAGCGTGGGCCTGGGCACCACCGGCTACACCGTGGGCGATGTGGCCACCATCGAGGATGGCCGCGCCGACGCCACCACCCTGGTGCGCCTGAATGGGAGCGACGCGGTGGTGCTCGACATCCGCAACCAGAGCGAGACCAATGTGGTGGCCGTGGCCGACGCCGCGATCGCCAAGATCGACGCGCTGGCGGCGGCCTACCCCGACCTGCAGTTTGCCGTCATCCACAACGATGCGGTGCAGGTGCGCGCCAATGTCGACGGCGCGATCGAGGAGATCCTGATCTCGGTGGTGCTGGCCATGCTGGTGGTGTGGCTGTTCTTCCGCGATGTGCGCAACACGCTGGTGACGGTGGTGGGCCTGCCGGTGATCATCATCGCCACCTTCGCCATGATGTCGATCTTCCACATCACCATCAACATCGTCAGCCTGCTGGCCATCTCGGTGGCGGTGGGCCTGGTGATCGATGATGCGATCGTGGTGCGCGAGAACATTTTTCGCCACATGGAGCGCGGCGAGACGCCCGCCGTGGCCTCTAGCCGCGCCACCGCGCAGGTGGCCGCCTCGGTGCTGGCCATGACGCTGACGATCATCGTGGTGTTCGCGCCCACCGCCTTCACCACTGGCACCACTGGCATCCTGTTCTACTCGTTTGGTATCACGGTGGCCGCCGCCATGGCGCTCTCGCTGATCGAGGCCTTCACGCTGGCCCCCATGCTCTCGGCCTACTGGTTCAAGCAGCTGCCGCCCAAGCCGCTGCACATCAAGCCCGGCGAGGAGCACCTGCCCCACGAGGCCCACGAGCAGCTGGGGCGGCTGGAGCTGGCCTACGCCCGCCTGCTGCGCTGGACGCTGCGCCACCGCATGCTGACGCTGGGCATCGGCGCGGCCTTCGTGCTGCTGAGCGTGCTGGCGGCCAGCACGCTAAAGTTCTCGTTTCTGCCCACGATCAACAACCACCGCACCGCGCTGAGCATCCAGCTGCCCCCCGGCGCGACCCTGGCCGACACCGACGCGCAGGCCCGCCAGATCGAGCAGGTGGTGCTGGCCGACCACGCGGTCGCGTCGCTGCTGTCGGTCGTTGGCCCCGGCGGCGCATCCGAGAGCGCCACCTTCCAGATCGCCCTGCACGAAGACGCCTCGCCCGACGAGGTGCGCGAGCGGCTGCGGGCGCAGCTGGGCGGCTACCCCGGCGTGATCTTCGCGCTCGACCGCGCCCAGGGCGGCCTGGCCCTCTCCACCGCGCAGCGGCCCGTGGGCGTGCGGCTGCGCAGCACCGGCGATATCGACGACCTCGCGCCGGTGGCCGAGCGCCTGATGGCCAGCTTCCGCGACATCCCAGGCCTGGACGACATGGACATGACCTATGTGGCCGGGTCGCCACAGCTGCAATTCCAGCTGGACCAAGATCAGGCCAACCGCTACGGCCTGACCAACCAGACTATGGGGGCCACGCTGCGGGCTTTGAACGACGGCGACACGGCCACCACCTACCGCGCGGCGGGCGACGACTACGATGTGGTGGTGCGACTGCGGCCCCAGGACCGCACCGACGTGGCCAACCTGGGCGCGGTGGCGCTGCCGCTGGGCAGCAGCGATGTGCCGATCAGCAGCCTGACAACTATTGTCTCGGATACCGGCCCGACCTCCATCCGCCGCAACAATCGCATGGCCGAGATCGTGATCGGCGCGAACAACATCGGGCGCAATGTGAATGATGTGCAGGCCGATATGCGGGCGCGCGTGGCGGCGGCGGATCTGCCGACGGGGGTGATCATCAGCAACGGCGGCTCCTCCGAGGATCAGAGCGAGGGCTTCCGCTCGCTGCTGCTGGCCGGGTGCCTATCGGTGCTGCTGGTGTATGTGGTGCTGGCCTCGCAGTTCGGTTCGTTCCTCCAGCCGCTGGTGATCATGCTGGCCATGCCGCTCAGCTTCCTGGGCGCGTTCGTGGGCCTGTGGCTCACCGGGCTAGAGCTGGACATCGTCTCGATGATCGGCATGCTGATGCTGCTGGGCCTGGTGGTGAAAAACTCGATCCTGCTGGTCGATTTCACCAACCAGCTGCAGGCGGCGGGCATGGGCAAGGAGGATGCGCTTGAGCGGGCGGGCGCGGTGCGGCTGCGGCCCATCCTGATGACATCGACCACCATCCTACTGGGCGCGGTGCCCTCGGCCATCGGCCTGGGCGAAGGCTCCGAGCTGCGGCGCGGCCTCTCCACGGTGGTGATCGGCGGGGTGATCACATCCACGCTGCTGACGCTGCTGCTCATTCCCACGGCCTATAGCCTGCTCCAGTCGCTCACCGCGCGCGTGGGGCGCGGCCAGCAGCCCCAGGCCGCGCCCGCGCCCGCAGGCGACGACTAG
- a CDS encoding response regulator transcription factor codes for MSNEKRQIGVLIADDHAVVRLGLRMTIAGEPDMRLLGEASDGQEAVAMAAQLRPDVILLDIEMPRMDGVEAAIAIRAAQPHAAILMLTSYTDDARLYAAMRTGALGYLLKEMDGDALVDAIRGAARGNPQLHPTIARRLMERMAGPEDPFASFSQREREVLRLIVRGLSNKEIGGALSLAEYTVKGYVRDILRKLYVADRTQAALIAVRYGLVRPDDLPELGSFPPEEEA; via the coding sequence ATGAGCAACGAGAAACGCCAGATCGGCGTGCTGATCGCCGACGACCACGCGGTGGTGCGGCTGGGCCTGCGCATGACTATCGCGGGCGAGCCAGACATGCGCCTGCTGGGCGAGGCCAGCGACGGCCAGGAGGCGGTGGCCATGGCCGCCCAGCTGCGACCCGACGTCATCCTGCTGGACATCGAGATGCCGCGCATGGATGGGGTGGAGGCCGCCATCGCCATCCGCGCCGCCCAGCCCCACGCCGCCATCCTGATGCTCACCAGCTACACCGACGACGCGCGGCTCTACGCCGCCATGCGCACCGGCGCGCTGGGCTACCTGCTGAAGGAGATGGACGGCGACGCGCTGGTGGATGCCATCCGGGGCGCGGCCAGGGGCAACCCGCAGCTGCACCCCACCATCGCCCGCAGGCTGATGGAGCGCATGGCCGGGCCAGAGGATCCCTTCGCCAGCTTCTCGCAGCGCGAGCGCGAGGTGCTGCGCCTGATCGTGCGCGGCCTGAGCAACAAGGAGATCGGCGGCGCGCTCTCGCTGGCCGAGTACACCGTCAAAGGCTACGTGCGCGACATCCTGCGCAAGCTGTATGTGGCCGACCGCACCCAGGCGGCCCTGATCGCCGTGCGCTACGGCCTGGTGCGCCCCGACGACCTGCCCGAGCTTGGCTCGTTCCCACCCGAGGAGGAGGCGTGA
- a CDS encoding DUF1152 domain-containing protein codes for MQLNLPIAERLAGCQRILIAGMGGGFDIYCGLPLAFALEEQGMQVHLANLSFSPLHLLETAERPHPALAGVTADTAPFASAGAAPASAGYFPEHYLARWFRERRGREVTVWAFERTGVRPLAEAYRRLVERLGIDALLLVDGGVDSLARGDEAEPGTYIEDAVSLAAAAELAELPTRLLACVGLGAEQDLTHAHIFENMAALAADGAFLGSCSLTSAMECYQAYEDATLYAQAIPGQDPSVINSSIISAAQGRYGNYHMTSKTSGSTLWISPLMPICWFFDLPGVVARNPMLAHAAGTSTFREAMRALSIAREAVVPRRLRRIPLQ; via the coding sequence ATGCAGCTCAACCTACCGATCGCCGAGAGGCTCGCGGGGTGCCAGCGCATCCTGATCGCCGGTATGGGCGGCGGGTTCGACATCTACTGCGGGCTGCCGCTGGCCTTCGCGCTGGAGGAGCAGGGCATGCAGGTGCACCTGGCCAACCTCAGCTTCTCGCCGCTGCACCTGCTGGAGACGGCGGAGCGGCCACACCCGGCGCTGGCGGGCGTCACCGCCGACACCGCCCCCTTCGCCAGCGCTGGGGCCGCCCCCGCGAGCGCGGGCTACTTCCCCGAGCACTACCTGGCGCGCTGGTTCCGCGAGCGGCGGGGCCGCGAGGTGACGGTCTGGGCCTTCGAGCGCACCGGCGTGCGGCCCCTGGCCGAGGCCTACCGCCGCCTGGTCGAGCGGCTGGGCATCGACGCGCTGCTGCTGGTGGATGGCGGCGTGGACAGCCTGGCGCGCGGCGACGAGGCCGAGCCGGGCACCTACATCGAGGACGCGGTGTCGCTGGCCGCCGCCGCCGAGCTGGCCGAGCTGCCCACGCGGCTGCTGGCCTGCGTGGGGCTGGGGGCCGAGCAGGATCTGACCCACGCCCACATCTTCGAGAACATGGCCGCACTGGCCGCCGACGGCGCGTTCCTAGGCAGCTGCTCGCTCACCAGCGCCATGGAGTGCTACCAGGCCTACGAGGACGCCACGCTCTACGCCCAGGCCATCCCCGGCCAAGACCCCAGCGTGATCAACTCGTCGATCATCTCGGCGGCGCAGGGGCGCTACGGCAACTACCACATGACCAGCAAGACCAGCGGCAGCACGCTGTGGATCTCGCCGCTGATGCCGATCTGCTGGTTCTTCGACCTGCCCGGCGTGGTGGCGCGCAACCCCATGCTGGCCCACGCGGCGGGCACATCCACCTTCCGCGAGGCCATGCGCGCGCTCAGCATCGCCCGCGAGGCCGTGGTGCCTCGGCGGCTGCGCCGCATCCCGCTGCAGTAG
- a CDS encoding class I SAM-dependent methyltransferase: MSIIHTIRTKFISRVLGRDYVELEGSIIPLPDHRWCGPEFKDDAFYLRSAEGEAQRLVEHLGCGAGSRVLDVGCGQGRLAIGLRRRVPALGGYVGIDIDRRSVEWCQRHIGQASPPYRFLHLDLYNERYNQGGAAIGQGFQFDLPEASADIAYLFSVFSHTTEADMRAYLRDFRRVLGAGGSLFFTTFVEEGVPDVSINPEGYRLRCNGPLHVVRYSKPYLLALLAEHGYQLLRFTHATEADGQSALYLRAL; the protein is encoded by the coding sequence GTGAGCATCATCCACACCATCCGCACCAAGTTCATCAGCCGCGTGCTGGGGCGCGACTACGTGGAGCTGGAGGGGAGCATCATCCCGCTGCCCGACCACCGCTGGTGCGGCCCCGAGTTCAAGGACGACGCCTTCTACCTGCGCTCGGCGGAGGGCGAGGCCCAGCGGCTGGTGGAGCACCTGGGCTGCGGCGCGGGCAGCCGCGTGCTGGATGTGGGCTGCGGCCAGGGGCGGCTGGCCATCGGGCTGCGGCGCAGGGTGCCAGCGCTGGGCGGCTATGTGGGCATCGACATCGACCGCCGCTCGGTCGAGTGGTGCCAGCGCCACATCGGCCAGGCCAGCCCACCCTACCGCTTCCTGCACCTCGATCTCTACAACGAGCGCTACAACCAGGGCGGCGCGGCCATCGGCCAGGGCTTCCAGTTCGACCTGCCCGAGGCCAGCGCCGACATCGCCTACCTATTCTCGGTGTTCTCGCACACCACCGAGGCGGACATGCGCGCCTACCTGCGCGACTTCCGCCGCGTGCTGGGCGCGGGCGGGAGCCTGTTCTTCACCACCTTCGTGGAGGAGGGCGTGCCCGATGTGTCGATCAACCCCGAGGGCTACCGGCTGCGCTGCAACGGCCCGCTGCACGTGGTGCGCTACAGCAAGCCCTACCTGCTGGCCCTGCTGGCCGAGCACGGCTACCAGCTGCTGCGCTTCACCCACGCCACCGAGGCCGACGGCCAGAGCGCGCTGTACCTGCGGGCGTTGTAG